Proteins encoded together in one Candidatus Lariskella endosymbiont of Epinotia ramella window:
- a CDS encoding transposase: protein MDDSTFDKSRRTQELIESVGCKMLFLPPYSPDLNPIEKFWANMKRWIRNQIALFTSLEHILDGFFSSVLI, encoded by the coding sequence ATGGACGACTCAACATTTGACAAATCTCGAAGGACTCAAGAATTGATAGAATCTGTTGGTTGTAAGATGCTTTTTCTGCCACCTTACTCTCCAGATTTAAATCCTATTGAGAAGTTTTGGGCAAATATGAAACGATGGATTAGAAATCAAATTGCGCTATTCACATCATTAGAACACATATTAGATGGCTTCTTCTCAAGCGTGCTAATCTAA
- a CDS encoding outer membrane protein has translation MKKFLTLLSVSAAVASASIASAGEAGKMYFKADAGYGMGKDKFSLSSSAALTVGTKYKIAADTKELSPTDNVFSKGFIGDVTFGYYISDEVRTDLMLSYASKSATHELALKDNADKDIKQQFKNSSKNFAVMANAYYDFNTGSAFTPFVMAGLGAAYGSATLDDSDLVKALAGYGEVGKSGTTGNITDIKTSNKFGFAYRLGVGVAFEVSRGAYIDLAYAMNGRTGANTLALEKAGATTADPKSTFKYELKPALTHSVTVGFRMTF, from the coding sequence ATGAAAAAATTTCTTACGTTGTTAAGTGTGAGTGCAGCAGTTGCATCTGCTAGCATTGCAAGTGCTGGAGAAGCTGGCAAAATGTATTTCAAAGCAGATGCTGGTTATGGAATGGGCAAAGACAAATTTAGCTTAAGTAGCAGTGCTGCTTTGACAGTTGGCACCAAGTATAAAATTGCTGCTGATACAAAGGAATTATCACCTACAGACAATGTCTTTAGCAAAGGTTTTATTGGTGATGTAACTTTCGGTTATTATATTTCTGATGAAGTAAGAACAGATCTTATGCTGAGCTATGCTTCTAAAAGCGCGACACATGAGCTTGCTCTTAAAGATAATGCAGATAAAGATATTAAGCAGCAGTTCAAAAATAGCTCTAAAAACTTTGCTGTAATGGCAAATGCTTACTACGATTTCAACACAGGTTCTGCATTTACTCCTTTCGTTATGGCTGGTTTAGGCGCAGCTTATGGAAGTGCGACGCTTGATGATAGCGATTTAGTAAAAGCTCTTGCAGGTTATGGAGAAGTTGGCAAATCAGGAACCACAGGAAACATCACTGATATTAAAACATCTAATAAGTTCGGATTTGCTTACAGACTTGGTGTTGGTGTTGCGTTTGAAGTTTCTAGAGGTGCTTACATCGATTTAGCTTATGCTATGAATGGCCGTACTGGCGCAAACACGCTTGCGTTAGAAAAAGCTGGTGCAACTACTGCTGATCCTAAGTCAACATTTAAATATGAGTTGAAACCTGCGCTTACTCACAGTGTAACAGTTGGTTTTAGAATGACATTCTAA